The DNA region TTGTCTTTCGCgtattaagtaaaaaaaattatttatttttgtacgaCCTATTTGTTTAGTTAACGTGCTGTGAAATTGCCATATCTATGACAAAcaataatgttatattttattatgttgaaataatttaattgaattaagaCTCTTCTCTAGTAGCAAGCTTATAAGATAAGTAAGCTATATATGTGTTTTATAGGATGTTGTCACAGGATTGATTCCAATTTTTCTAGACAAAttcatacaatatttatttatacttaaaaGTTCAATTAGATAATGATTCTCATAATACATTCTATGCTTGTGTCTTTCAAACGCACGGAGAACTTTTAAAGTcagtcattttctttttttaattcaaaaaaaattttttttttttaattatgatgTGAAAAGAAACCATGTAATTcgtttttgtataaattatgtttttgctttttattagAATCGGTAAGAGAAACCATTTCATTGATACAATAATAGAGATAACatgttttatctttcattaaaataGTTTTTCTTACTAAGTGTAGTAGTATAGTTATGTAAGGTACACAAGAGTACAATTTTTTGTgaccaaagaagaaaaaaggaattaaaataaCAAGACAACTTCTCATTTAAGAAACGTTCAATTTAGCAGGAATTAAAATGCTTAAATCAATGATCTTCGTAAGATTATAAcaacaaactttttttttataaatatttaatagaatgTATAATTTAGCATATACAATAAGACAATACCATTTGTATTCGTAACttaaatctttaattatttttaatgtaaatagaaaaaaaagagaaagagttaatgTCACAGTTACATACACTTTTGTAAGCcagctttttttttaaattggaaTTTGgtatagtattttatatatatatatttttttttgtttaacgtATTATTTCaagtacaaataaatttacttttggtTATACGTTTATTCATATAGTGTTATTTGTATTCTTCACACAAGTTAGTGCATCGTGCGAtcaaatcataaattattattttctgcaTAGAAGTAATATGAGACGCAACAAATTTTTTCCTACAAagtaatagatattattctcttcgaatttatagtttctttttttttttttttttgatattgtgataatagttttaatacgttaattgttttaatatacttacattttatGGATTTTACATTAgaacaatgtaaaatatttgagaTCATGCGTCTCACATATATAGAATGGATCTCTTAGTGATTGATTTTAATGTTTACATTATGTAGCATCAATTCAAATATCCTATGTATATTTTCTGCagtattaatgaattattctaATCGTAAGCCGATGATCCTAAGTGTActgcttttatatatatatatacgtatatgaaaaatacatatatataaatatgtatgtatgtatatgtatcgtaGCTTCGAAAAATCGCAAATAATAAATGCTACAGACACACCATTACgtctataaatttttatatttccataatttatagtttatttatacgtttgcttcgttttatcgacatatgtaatacataaatttgcgaaatattaaatacttttattactcGTTAAACGACGTCCTACTTGGCCATCGCGTTTTATTCTacaatattgttataaattataattaatcttaaATTTATGAATCATTTAATATCTCTCTATGGCATACCTCTTGTCTTATCTTTCGTTTGACGCACTTGGGAAAATCTTCATTTTCTGATATATCCATGGATTCAATGGACGTTgtactttttctattctttagtttttgtttaaaatttgcTTTACGAGAAGGAACATGTGATGATTCGTTATCGTTATACCAATGATACGCACCctgaatatataattatattaatcataaggttaaattctaatatatcaaagatattGTTGCAAGGATCTTCTCTTACCCATATCATTCCAAACatccaaaatataataaatatcaatggTAATGTCATtttgttttgtaaaattttattatttttaactttataatttcattgaattacataattgaaaatttaacgaCCCGAAGTTGAAACGTTACATTATTCTACaatcatttgttttttaattttgttgatatacattttgaatcttttaatatttgtacGTATAGCTTGTCTCTTGATATCGaggattaatttcattaaaggTAACACATAATGATACTACGTTTGTAAGATTctgtacaaattttaatacaaaaaatatttcaatacaatacatatatattacatttttgtaTACGTAATACTAACATTACGTAGTAACAATATCATCGGTAACTTCCATTTCTTCAataccgttttcttttttattatctgatGACGAAAGCCTTTTATATCCATGTTTGGTGGAATAAATGCCTAttggaattaatttaaatgtagCCACGCGTCTTCCCACTAGTTTCTGAAATAGAGACgtcgttaataaaattgtacgaTATTCAAGAGTTTACGCCaactaaaattattacaaaaatttttgcTTGTTCAGGCGTCAATGGTTGTCCTTTTCTGCAGACTTTAAAATCTTTCGTCAATATAACGACTCCTCTTTGCAATTCAGTTGGCATACCTAATTGCCTTAGATAAGGTTCCATACTATGTGGAAATAATGGCATTGGACCTGCTGGTAACGTTTCAGATACGTCTGGTACAAATCCAGAACGTGCAAACTCTAGTTCTTCGCGTTCCTCCATCCATTGTAATACCTAGAACCAATCAACcgatctatataaaattactgAAATACGTTAcacgaaaattatattaaatatgttagatataataatatcgttacaTCTAGCACATTTAGTACATAATTATTGTATgatcaatattaaaaattattatgatttaatatGAATTACCTCTTTCGTTTTAAGATTAGTAAACAATAATCCACATTGACCTATCAATTCATTGGATAGAACATTtattcctttaacaatttcttccTCTGGTGTTCTACCTAAGGCTAATGctataactttattttttccaaagaaaaatctaCTGTCCTTCAATTCGTTGCGTAAATCCTTCATTATATTGTTACGCATATTTTGTACGgatatcaaaaatatacgtttatacTTTGTCGCACAATTACGTACATCTTCTACTATTTGTTGTTTCAATAATTTCCCTTTTTTGTTAGTTTTTGTAAGGGATACTGcgaattaaaacaattattattttttcattctcttacAATTCGATttgtatacataaatgtatataaatgacaTAGATAtggtattaagaaaaaaagataaaattgcaagaaaaattagttataattgtttcgaaaataattactttttttatctctctttgatTTCGGCATTTTGTTTAATTCTTCTCATAGGTTACAAGCACCTATTATCCGTAGCACGTGGTAGTATATTTcccaagaaaaaagaaagaaaacgtcaACACGTTatcgaactctctctctttctctttctctttctctctctccctctctctcagaTACCAGTGCTTGCTCGCACCGCTGTACGCTATTGCAAAAGACGACAACGCCGCTCTGGCGGAAGCAAGCGATCGTCacataattattactataaagATGTGAATCATGTGCTTTAAGATTCGTATATGTTTGcacattgttatataaaagatgGCGCTGTGTCAACAAAATTGGTGAAAAGATTTAATctatatatcgagaaaaatcgaatgttatataaaaaatttattcatttgctTTTTAgtacatacaatttttttttctttttttttttttcaaacgtttattCGAAAATGTTTGTAATAGCACGAAGTAtgatcaataaattattttgttgtgCGACTATTTTCGTCGTTAATAAACAGATATAATAACTCAATTTCTTTAAgacttatttattaaaatggaatatgaaatataatattagaaaaaaaggaaagaaaaatgctagaaaatatcaatatttaataggcacgatgtaatatacatataacttcGTAGGAACGTTATGATTGGTCAGTGGAAAGACGTTTCTTCGTTTGATTGGTCATCGACCAAGTGAACGCGAATAACTTTTAactgataaaatagaaaggaatatataatttcacgattatataattattattacatattaaataatgaattaatactttcatttcattattaatataacgggaagaaaagacgaaggaTTAGATAGAACAATAGCgcgaaattattcgaaaaaccGGAAAGGTTAAATTGCGAATAGTTCAAGATGGCGGTTTCCGCTCTTAACGGCAGTGCACTCTGTGAGATCGTAGTGGACGGTAGCCGTTGAATACGCCGAAGCCTTGAATTTCTGGGCCGCTAAGAGCACTCATAAAAAAGGTGAGTTTCGGATATAATTacttaagaaattatttcgtgatatattttaatgtaaaaaaaaaagggaaagtcGAGTAATTAAGTTCTTAGATCGTTGAACAAAGTCGAGATAATAGATATGGTGTCTCAATAGAGTTGTGCTCGAGATGGCAACGATGGCCGTGTGAACCCCGTAGCCTTTGGCTTTGCGACGAGTCCAATCAAAGATCTCGTTCTCGTCTTTTCGACAAATTcaatttagatatattatcgTGTCCTGTCGTGGCATATAATGTTTCTTCGTTgttaaatatcgatcgtttcgtttgcCTTTGCTCCTGTCAGAAAAAGGATCGTCGTCATTTAGCCTAAATGTAGAATTTCAACGACGACATCTCGACATCCCGTACAACCGGCTGCCCCATAACGAGGAGGTTTTTCTACATGTGTTTGTACTTGCGTtagtctctccttctctttctctctctctctctctctctctctctctctctctctcgctcgttctctttctctctctttctctctaccgtCGCACGGTACGCCGATGACGCACGCGAATCTttggatagagagaaagatagacagatagatagatggatagagatagagatagagatagaaagagagagagagagagagagagagaacgtaaaaagaaaaaatacgtgagagagagagtatatatgtgtgtccgTCGGCGGGCGCCATATTGTCCGGTCGACCATCGTTGACGGAATTCTTTCGACTCGTCCGCatgaatagagaaagatttcCGATAGAgctcatatatatgtgtatatatatatatatatatatatatttctgtttctcgtattattttttgctcTCTCAATTTACTActcccttctctttccacattttcttcttcttacttccTCAGCAAGcttcttcgattctttttcgaatacttttcgttctttatatGGCCGGGAGAAATCGGGATAGACGAGTTAAACTCGCGAGGACGGAACCcacacttttctctttttacaagAGAAACACACGAGTTattctttgattcttttttacaaaagttcacttctcttatttcctcttcctttctcttatcttctcttctgttcttTCCAATTTCGCGCGCACCTGTCCAggtttataaattttgaattatttctgtttcaatttaatattattgatcatTGTGTAATGTTTCAATAGGCTTATCTTTTtagacatacacatatatgattgttttaatttattattgttattatttatttattatttttattttcgtatccCTTCACCTGTATTTTATTCGTCTTTCTAATGCGAATGTCCTTGACATTCGAGATGCTtcctatataatattaacgatcACACTGGTAGACACGCACTATTTGATATTCTAGGTCAACGATCGACTGAAACCGATCAACCGATCCTATCCAATCGTTTTTATAACATgcgaagaagatatatatatatatatatatatatatatatatatatatcattctatattctatcttcttttacttAGGATATATTAAcctatagaaaaagaaatatatatatgtacacgtgtGTGGGATATTTATGTGAGTTCATTGATTGCGATTCATTTAACattaacataattataaacgattgttatacgaaatttttatgattatacaacgcttcttttctaaaagtacattttatatatatattcttaaagtATCAGattatcttttctatctttgtcaAAGTACCAGAACTTTCGGAtctcaatattttatacggaCTGAAAgttatctatataaatgtgtgtgtgtgttggactaaatttttagtaaaaagaaaaatattaaaaactccCTATTATTGTGCAACCCAGATAGTAGCAGGCAGATAATAGGAAAGAttcgaacttttttttttaatattttcatgttacatacatttatatatatgtatgtgtgtgtgtgtgtgtatatatatatatatatatatatatatatatatacactcccTCTTTCGACACGAATATCCATCTCTTTCACTTCAACATTCTACATAATTCAAAGCTCCTtcgttatatatgtacttcGTAACTACGCGCTAGCCTACACGTTTATCGATTGGCTATCCTCGAAGTAGCGTTCTCAGCTTTTTCAGTATAGTTAACCTCGAAACGTgtgtttctcctttttaatttctttcgcaAATGATATCTTCAAAAgaattatcaaagaaaaactaaggaagaatcctttctttctacgattttttttgtaatttctttttttttttagaacgata from Vespula vulgaris chromosome 8, iyVesVulg1.1, whole genome shotgun sequence includes:
- the LOC127065908 gene encoding mRNA turnover protein 4 homolog, yielding MPKSKRDKKISLTKTNKKGKLLKQQIVEDVRNCATKYKRIFLISVQNMRNNIMKDLRNELKDSRFFFGKNKVIALALGRTPEEEIVKGINVLSNELIGQCGLLFTNLKTKEVLQWMEEREELEFARSGFVPDVSETLPAGPMPLFPHSMEPYLRQLGMPTELQRGVVILTKDFKVCRKGQPLTPEQAKIFKLVGRRVATFKLIPIGIYSTKHGYKRLSSSDNKKENGIEEMEVTDDIVTT